The Tripterygium wilfordii isolate XIE 37 chromosome 5, ASM1340144v1, whole genome shotgun sequence genome window below encodes:
- the LOC119999104 gene encoding protein MIZU-KUSSEI 1-like produces MSYTTVATTTTITNGITAVDCQKQVRSRRLLRALLQLLIPTCYCTITEEEQETKPSTTFKLLQYYLKPTFNSSSTTITGTIFGYRRGKVSFCIQSNSKSTTNPILLLELAVPTITLAKEMKGGVLRIALECNINAYDSQCNDNSLLLSMPLWTMYCNGRIVGYAVKRRPSKGDMDAINLMSSIVAGAGVISGKELEIMYLRAKFETVLSSSDSESFHLIDPDGSIGQELSIFFLRSQKTTASSPSSTRHVQRKITTIQDPRAATCTDFINFLPHVHCRPKCRYYSLHTTTSSTKFFYSQYGSHDLITTVRYSSRTGFDMNGNDFHVYMALTNKLRPGCRFKIAAISPSIYMNKRGHRKVKNRGR; encoded by the exons ATGTCCTATACCACCgtcgccaccaccaccaccatcaccaacgGCATCACCGCCGTGGACTGCCAGAAACAAGTCCGGTCACGGAGACTCCTCCGTGCTCTCTTACAACTCCTAATCCCAACTTGCTACTGCACCATCactgaagaagaacaagaaaccaAACCATCAACCACCTTTAAATTACTCCAATACTACCTAAAACCCACCTTCAATTCCTCCTCCACCACAATCACCGGCACCATATTCGGGTATCGCCGCGGCAAAGTAAGCTTCTGTATTCAATCCAACTCCAAATCAACAACAAACCCAATTCTCCTCCTTGAATTAGCAGTCCCCACAATCACTCTAGCCAAAGAAATGAAAGGTGGAGTGCTACGTATAGCATTAGAGTGCAATATTAATGCATATGACTCTCAATGTAACGATAATTCACTACTTCTGTCAATGCCATTGTGGACTATGTATTGTAATGGGAGGATAGTAGGGTATGCAGTTAAGAGAAGACCTTCAAAGGGTGACATGGATGCAATTAACCTAATGAGCTCCATTGTTGCAGGAGCTGGAGTTATAAGTGGCAAAGAGCTTGAGATTATGTATCTTAGAGCGAAATTTGAGACAGTTCTCAGTTCAAGTGATTCTGAATCGTTTCATTTGATCGACCCAGATGGGAGTATCGGTCAAGAGCTCAGTATCTTCTTTCTTCGGTCAC AGAAAACCACCGCCTCTTCCCCTTCAAGTACACGCCACGTTCAACGAAAAATAACGACGATCCAAGACCCTCGTGCGGCTACTTGTACCGATTTTATCAATTTCCTCCCCCACGTGCACTGCCGCCCTAAATGTCGCTATTACTCCCTACACACAACCACCTCCTccaccaaatttttttattctcaATATGGGTCCCATGATTTAATCACCACCGTCCGATACAGTTCACGGACTG GATTCGACATGAATGGCAATGATTTCCACGTGTATATGGCATTGACAAATAAGCTTCGACCAGGCTGTCGATTTAAAATTGCTGCAATTTCTCCTTCTATATATATGAACAAAAGAGGGCacagaaaagtgaaaaacaggGGAAGGTGA